One segment of Brassica oleracea var. oleracea cultivar TO1000 unplaced genomic scaffold, BOL UnpScaffold02299, whole genome shotgun sequence DNA contains the following:
- the LOC106321652 gene encoding receptor-like protein kinase FERONIA, with product MEGQCRLSLASLLLLLLLLSATTLTSAADYSPTDNFFLNCGGSSDLPDTDNRTWIPDVKSKFLSSSADSKTSPAATQDPSVPDVPYMTARIFRSPFTYSFPVAAGRKFVRLHFYPNSYDGLNATNSLFSVSLGSYTLLKNFSAAQTAQALTFSFIVKEFIVNVEGGALNVTFTPESAPSNAYAYVNGIEVTSMPDLYSSTDGSLTVVGSSGGVTIDNSTALENVYRLNVGGNDISPSDDTGLYRSWYDDQPYIFGAGLGITETADPNMTIEYPSGTPTYVAPVDVYSTARSMGPTPQINLNYNLTWIFSIDSGFSYLVRLHFCEVAPNMTKINQRVFTVYLNNQTAEPEADVAGWTGGHGIPLHKDYVVNPPDGKGQQDLWLALHPNTKNNPEYYDAILNGVEIFKMNNSDGNLAGPNPIPGPQVTADPSKVLRPRTSQSKNHTAVVAGAASGAVVLGLIVGLCAMIAYRRRNRGENQPASDATSGWLPLSLYGNSHSGGSGKTNTTGSYASSLPSNLCRHFSFAEIKAATKNFDESRVLGVGGFGKVYRGEIDGGTTKVAIKRGNPMSEQGVHEFQTEIEMLSKLRHRHLVSLIGYC from the coding sequence ATGGAGGGACAATGCCGTCTCTCCCTtgcgtctcttcttcttcttcttcttctcttatcTGCAACTACTTTAACCTCAGCAGCTGATTACTCTCCCACCGACAACTTCTTCTTGAACTGTGGTGGCTCTTCTGATCTACCCGACACAGACAACCGTACATGGATTCCCGATGTCAAATCCAAGTTCTTGTCTTCCTCCGCAGACTCCAAAACCTCTCCCGCCGCCACACAAGACCCTTCCGTCCCCGATGTCCCTTACATGACAGCTAGGATCTTCCGATCTCCCTTCACTTACTCGTTCCCCGTCGCAGCAGGTCGCAAGTTCGTGCGTCTCCACTTCTACCCCAACTCATACGACGGTCTCAACGCGACGAACTCCCTCTTCTCCGTCTCCCTCGGGTCCTACACTCTCCTCAAGAACTTCAGCGCTGCTCAGACGGCACAGGCGTTGACTTTCTCTTTCATTGTTAAGGAGTTTATAGTGAACGTTGAAGGCGGGGCATTAAACGTGACCTTCACGCCAGAGTCTGCACCTTCTAACGCCTATGCGTATGTGAACGGGATTGAGGTTACTTCAATGCCTGATCTTTACAGCAGCACAGATGGGTCTTTGACGGTTGTTGGATCTTCTGGTGGAGTCACCATCGATAACAGCACGGCTCTTGAGAATGTTTATAGACTCAATGTGGGAGGGAATGATATCTCTCCTTCTGATGATACAGGTCTGTACAGGTCTTGGTACGACGATCAGCCTTATATCTTTGGTGCGGGTCTTGGAATCACTGAAACTGCTGATCCAAACATGACCATTGAGTATCCTTCTGGGACGCCTACATATGTTGCTCCTGTGGATGTTTACTCCACTGCTAGGTCAATGGGTCCAACACCTCAGATCAATCTCAACTACAATCTCACTTGGATCTTCAGTATTGACTCCGGGTTTAGTTACCTTGTCAGGCTTCATTTCTGTGAGGTTGCTCCCAACATGACAAAGATCAACCAGAGGGTGTTTACGGTTTACCTCAACAACCAAACAGCTGAGCCTGAAGCTGATGTTGCTGGCTGGACAGGAGGACATGGGATACCATTACACAAAGATTACGTGGTGAATCCTCCTGATGGTAAGGGACAGCAAGATCTGTGGCTTGCTCTTCATCCAAACACGAAGAACAACCCTGAATACTATGATGCTATTCTTAACGGTGTTGAGATATTCAAGATGAATAACTCTGATGGTAATCTTGCTGGTCCTAATCCTATACCTGGTCCACAAGTGACTGCTGATCCATCTAAAGTCTTGCGCCCGCGTACTAGTCAGTCCAAGAACCACACGGCTGTTGTTGCAGGTGCAGCCAGTGGTGCAGTTGTTCTCGGACTTATTGTTGGTTTGTGTGCAATGATTGCTTACCGGAGACGTAACCGTGGTGAAAACCAGCCTGCAAGTGATGCAACATCAGGGTGGCTTCCACTGTCTCTGTATGGAAACTCACATTCTGGTGGTTCTGGAAAGACAAACACAACAGGAAGCTATGCCTCTTCCCTTCCTTCAAATCTTTGTCGTCACTTCTCCTTTGCTGAGATCAAAGCTGCTACTAAGAACTTCGATGAGTCCCGGGTGCTTGGTGTTGGAGGTTTCGGCAAGGTTTACAGAGGTGAGATCGATGGTGGAACTACA